The Pongo abelii isolate AG06213 chromosome 20, NHGRI_mPonAbe1-v2.0_pri, whole genome shotgun sequence genome window below encodes:
- the DAZAP1 gene encoding DAZ-associated protein 1 isoform X13 produces the protein MNNSGADEIGKLFVGGLDWSTTQETLRSYFSQYGEVVDCVIMKDKTTNQSRGFGFVKFKDPNCVGTVLASRPHTLDGRNIDPKPCTPRGMQPERTRPKEGWKGPRSDNSKSNKIFVGGIPHNCGETELREYFKKFGVVTEVVMIYDAEKQRPRGFGFITFEDEQSVDQAVNMHFHDIMGKKVEVKRAEPRDSKSQAPGQPGASQWGSRVVPNAANGWAGQPPPTWQQGYGPQGMWVPAGQAIGGYGPPPAGRGAPPPPPPFTSYIVSTPPGGFPPPQGFPQGYGAPPQFSFGYGPPPPPPDQFAPPGVPPPPATPGAAPLAFPPPPSQAAPDMSKPPTAQPDFPYGQYGYGQDLSGFGQGFSDPSQQPPSYGGPSVPGSGGPPAGGSGFGRGQNHNVQGFHPYRR, from the exons atgAACAACTCGGGCGCCGACGAGATCGG GAAGCTCTTCGTGGGCGGTCTTGACTGGAGCACGACCCAAG AGACTCTGCGCAGCTACTTTTCCCAATATGGAGAAGTCGTAGATTGTGTTATCATGAAAGATAAAACCACCAACCAGTCTCGAGGCTTTGGGTTTGTCAAATTTAAAGACCCAAACTGTGTGGGGACGGTGCTGGCCAGCAGACCGCACACGCTAGACGGCCGAAAC ATCGACCCCAAGCCATGCACACCCCGGGGGATGCAGCCAGAGAGAACACGGCCGAAGGAAGGATGG AAAGGACCCAGGAGCGATAACAGTAAATCAAATAAGATATTTGTCGGTGGAATTCCTCACAATTGTGGTGAGACAGAGCTCAGGGAATACTTCAAGAAGTTCGGAGTG GTCACGGAGGTAGTCATGATCTATGATGCCGAGAAGCAGAGGCCCCGAG GTTTTGGATTTATTACTTTCGAGGACGAACAATCAGTGGACCAGGCTGTCAACATGCATTTTCACGACATCATGGGCAAAAAA GTGGAAGTTAAACGAGCTGAGCCTCGGGACAGCAAGAGCCAAGCGCCGGGACAGCCAGGTGCCAGCCAGTGGGGGAGCCGGGTTGTGCCCAACGCTGCCAATGGCTGGGCAGGCCAGCCCCCGCCCACGTGGCAGCAAGGATATGGCCCGCAAG GAATGTGGGTGCCGGCAGGACAGGCGATTG GTGGCTATGGACCGCCCCCTGCAGGAAGAGGagcccccccaccacccccaccgtTCACCTCCTACATCGTGTCCACCCCTCCTGGAGGCTTTCCCCCTCCCCAGGGCTTCCCTCAGGGCTATGGTGCCCCACCACAGTTCA GTTTTGGCTATGGGCCTCCACCTCCACCGCCAGATCAGTTTGCCCCTCCGGGGGTTCCTCCTCCACCGGCCACTCCCGGGGCAGCACCTCTGGCTTTCCCACCGCCTCCGTCTCAGGCCGCCCCGGACATGAGCAAGCCCCCAACAGCTCAGCCAGACTTCCCCTATGGTCAGTATG GTTACGGGCAGGACTTGAGTGGCTTTGGACAGGGCTTCTCGGACCCCAGCCAGCAGCCTCCTTCCTACGGGGGTCCCTCCGTGCCAGGGTCGGGGGGCCCCCCCGCCGGTGGCAGCGGCTTTGGACGAGGGCAGAACCACAACGTGCAAGGGTTCCACCCCTACCGACGCTAG
- the DAZAP1 gene encoding DAZ-associated protein 1 isoform X11 has protein sequence MNNSGADEIGKLFVGGLDWSTTQETLRSYFSQYGEVVDCVIMKDKTTNQSRGFGFVKFKDPNCVGTVLASRPHTLDGRNIDPKPCTPRGMQPERTRPKEGWQKGPRSDNSKSNKIFVGGIPHNCGETELREYFKKFGVVTEVVMIYDAEKQRPRGFGFITFEDEQSVDQAVNMHFHDIMGKKVEVKRAEPRDSKSQAPGQPGASQWGSRVVPNAANGWAGQPPPTWQQGYGPQGMWVPAGQAIGGYGPPPAGRGAPPPPPPFTSYIVSTPPGGFPPPQGFPQGYGAPPQFSFGYGPPPPPPDQFAPPGVPPPPATPGAAPLAFPPPPSQAAPDMSKPPTAQPDFPYGQYGYGQDLSGFGQGFSDPSQQPPSYGGPSVPGSGGPPAGGSGFGRGQNHNVQGFHPYRR, from the exons atgAACAACTCGGGCGCCGACGAGATCGG GAAGCTCTTCGTGGGCGGTCTTGACTGGAGCACGACCCAAG AGACTCTGCGCAGCTACTTTTCCCAATATGGAGAAGTCGTAGATTGTGTTATCATGAAAGATAAAACCACCAACCAGTCTCGAGGCTTTGGGTTTGTCAAATTTAAAGACCCAAACTGTGTGGGGACGGTGCTGGCCAGCAGACCGCACACGCTAGACGGCCGAAAC ATCGACCCCAAGCCATGCACACCCCGGGGGATGCAGCCAGAGAGAACACGGCCGAAGGAAGGATGG CAGAAAGGACCCAGGAGCGATAACAGTAAATCAAATAAGATATTTGTCGGTGGAATTCCTCACAATTGTGGTGAGACAGAGCTCAGGGAATACTTCAAGAAGTTCGGAGTG GTCACGGAGGTAGTCATGATCTATGATGCCGAGAAGCAGAGGCCCCGAG GTTTTGGATTTATTACTTTCGAGGACGAACAATCAGTGGACCAGGCTGTCAACATGCATTTTCACGACATCATGGGCAAAAAA GTGGAAGTTAAACGAGCTGAGCCTCGGGACAGCAAGAGCCAAGCGCCGGGACAGCCAGGTGCCAGCCAGTGGGGGAGCCGGGTTGTGCCCAACGCTGCCAATGGCTGGGCAGGCCAGCCCCCGCCCACGTGGCAGCAAGGATATGGCCCGCAAG GAATGTGGGTGCCGGCAGGACAGGCGATTG GTGGCTATGGACCGCCCCCTGCAGGAAGAGGagcccccccaccacccccaccgtTCACCTCCTACATCGTGTCCACCCCTCCTGGAGGCTTTCCCCCTCCCCAGGGCTTCCCTCAGGGCTATGGTGCCCCACCACAGTTCA GTTTTGGCTATGGGCCTCCACCTCCACCGCCAGATCAGTTTGCCCCTCCGGGGGTTCCTCCTCCACCGGCCACTCCCGGGGCAGCACCTCTGGCTTTCCCACCGCCTCCGTCTCAGGCCGCCCCGGACATGAGCAAGCCCCCAACAGCTCAGCCAGACTTCCCCTATGGTCAGTATG GTTACGGGCAGGACTTGAGTGGCTTTGGACAGGGCTTCTCGGACCCCAGCCAGCAGCCTCCTTCCTACGGGGGTCCCTCCGTGCCAGGGTCGGGGGGCCCCCCCGCCGGTGGCAGCGGCTTTGGACGAGGGCAGAACCACAACGTGCAAGGGTTCCACCCCTACCGACGCTAG
- the DAZAP1 gene encoding DAZ-associated protein 1 isoform X10: protein MNNSGADEIGKLFVGGLDWSTTQETLRSYFSQYGEVVDCVIMKDKTTNQSRGFGFVKFKDPNCVGTVLASRPHTLDGRNIDPKPCTPRGMQPERTRPKEGWQKGPRSDNSKSNKIFVGGIPHNCGETELREYFKKFGVVTEVVMIYDAEKQRPRGFGFITFEDEQSVDQAVNMHFHDIMGKKVEVKRAEPRDSKSQAPGQPGASQWGSRVVPNAANGWAGQPPPTWQQGYGPQGMWVPAGQAIGGYGPPPAGRGAPPPPPPFTSYIVSTPPGGFPPPQGFPQGYGAPPQFSFGYGPPPPPPDQFAPPGVPPPPATPGAAPLAFPPPPSQAAPDMSKPPTAQPDFPYGQYAGYGQDLSGFGQGFSDPSQQPPSYGGPSVPGSGGPPAGGSGFGRGQNHNVQGFHPYRR from the exons atgAACAACTCGGGCGCCGACGAGATCGG GAAGCTCTTCGTGGGCGGTCTTGACTGGAGCACGACCCAAG AGACTCTGCGCAGCTACTTTTCCCAATATGGAGAAGTCGTAGATTGTGTTATCATGAAAGATAAAACCACCAACCAGTCTCGAGGCTTTGGGTTTGTCAAATTTAAAGACCCAAACTGTGTGGGGACGGTGCTGGCCAGCAGACCGCACACGCTAGACGGCCGAAAC ATCGACCCCAAGCCATGCACACCCCGGGGGATGCAGCCAGAGAGAACACGGCCGAAGGAAGGATGG CAGAAAGGACCCAGGAGCGATAACAGTAAATCAAATAAGATATTTGTCGGTGGAATTCCTCACAATTGTGGTGAGACAGAGCTCAGGGAATACTTCAAGAAGTTCGGAGTG GTCACGGAGGTAGTCATGATCTATGATGCCGAGAAGCAGAGGCCCCGAG GTTTTGGATTTATTACTTTCGAGGACGAACAATCAGTGGACCAGGCTGTCAACATGCATTTTCACGACATCATGGGCAAAAAA GTGGAAGTTAAACGAGCTGAGCCTCGGGACAGCAAGAGCCAAGCGCCGGGACAGCCAGGTGCCAGCCAGTGGGGGAGCCGGGTTGTGCCCAACGCTGCCAATGGCTGGGCAGGCCAGCCCCCGCCCACGTGGCAGCAAGGATATGGCCCGCAAG GAATGTGGGTGCCGGCAGGACAGGCGATTG GTGGCTATGGACCGCCCCCTGCAGGAAGAGGagcccccccaccacccccaccgtTCACCTCCTACATCGTGTCCACCCCTCCTGGAGGCTTTCCCCCTCCCCAGGGCTTCCCTCAGGGCTATGGTGCCCCACCACAGTTCA GTTTTGGCTATGGGCCTCCACCTCCACCGCCAGATCAGTTTGCCCCTCCGGGGGTTCCTCCTCCACCGGCCACTCCCGGGGCAGCACCTCTGGCTTTCCCACCGCCTCCGTCTCAGGCCGCCCCGGACATGAGCAAGCCCCCAACAGCTCAGCCAGACTTCCCCTATGGTCAGTATG CAGGTTACGGGCAGGACTTGAGTGGCTTTGGACAGGGCTTCTCGGACCCCAGCCAGCAGCCTCCTTCCTACGGGGGTCCCTCCGTGCCAGGGTCGGGGGGCCCCCCCGCCGGTGGCAGCGGCTTTGGACGAGGGCAGAACCACAACGTGCAAGGGTTCCACCCCTACCGACGCTAG
- the DAZAP1 gene encoding DAZ-associated protein 1 isoform X18 — MNNSGADEIGKLFVGGLDWSTTQETLRSYFSQYGEVVDCVIMKDKTTNQSRGFGFVKFKDPNCVGTVLASRPHTLDGRNIDPKPCTPRGMQPERTRPKEGWKGPRSDNSKSNKIFVGGIPHNCGETELREYFKKFGVVTEVVMIYDAEKQRPRGFGFITFEDEQSVDQAVNMHFHDIMGKKVEVKRAEPRDSKSQAPGQPGASQWGSRVVPNAANGWAGQPPPTWQQGYGPQGMWVPAGQAIGGYGPPPAGRGAPPPPPPFTSYIVSTPPGGFPPPQGFPQGYGAPPQFSFGYGPPPPPPDQFAPPGVPPPPATPGAAPLAFPPPPSQAAPDMSKPPTAQPDFPYGQYGLGSYSPAPPGCGPHFVYSLMVRLSSDVA; from the exons atgAACAACTCGGGCGCCGACGAGATCGG GAAGCTCTTCGTGGGCGGTCTTGACTGGAGCACGACCCAAG AGACTCTGCGCAGCTACTTTTCCCAATATGGAGAAGTCGTAGATTGTGTTATCATGAAAGATAAAACCACCAACCAGTCTCGAGGCTTTGGGTTTGTCAAATTTAAAGACCCAAACTGTGTGGGGACGGTGCTGGCCAGCAGACCGCACACGCTAGACGGCCGAAAC ATCGACCCCAAGCCATGCACACCCCGGGGGATGCAGCCAGAGAGAACACGGCCGAAGGAAGGATGG AAAGGACCCAGGAGCGATAACAGTAAATCAAATAAGATATTTGTCGGTGGAATTCCTCACAATTGTGGTGAGACAGAGCTCAGGGAATACTTCAAGAAGTTCGGAGTG GTCACGGAGGTAGTCATGATCTATGATGCCGAGAAGCAGAGGCCCCGAG GTTTTGGATTTATTACTTTCGAGGACGAACAATCAGTGGACCAGGCTGTCAACATGCATTTTCACGACATCATGGGCAAAAAA GTGGAAGTTAAACGAGCTGAGCCTCGGGACAGCAAGAGCCAAGCGCCGGGACAGCCAGGTGCCAGCCAGTGGGGGAGCCGGGTTGTGCCCAACGCTGCCAATGGCTGGGCAGGCCAGCCCCCGCCCACGTGGCAGCAAGGATATGGCCCGCAAG GAATGTGGGTGCCGGCAGGACAGGCGATTG GTGGCTATGGACCGCCCCCTGCAGGAAGAGGagcccccccaccacccccaccgtTCACCTCCTACATCGTGTCCACCCCTCCTGGAGGCTTTCCCCCTCCCCAGGGCTTCCCTCAGGGCTATGGTGCCCCACCACAGTTCA GTTTTGGCTATGGGCCTCCACCTCCACCGCCAGATCAGTTTGCCCCTCCGGGGGTTCCTCCTCCACCGGCCACTCCCGGGGCAGCACCTCTGGCTTTCCCACCGCCTCCGTCTCAGGCCGCCCCGGACATGAGCAAGCCCCCAACAGCTCAGCCAGACTTCCCCTATGGTCAGTATG GCCTGGGTTCCTATTCTCCGGCCCCGCCGGGCTGCGGCCCACACTTTGTTTACAGTCTTATGGTCAGGCTGAGCAGTGATGTGGCCTAG
- the DAZAP1 gene encoding DAZ-associated protein 1 isoform X4 — protein sequence MNNSGADEIGKLFVGGLDWSTTQETLRSYFSQYGEVVDCVIMKDKTTNQSRGFGFVKFKDPNCVGTVLASRPHTLDGRNIDPKPCTPRGMQPERTRPKEGWVRGWAGRPPPRGMQPERTRPKEGWKGPRSDNSKSNKIFVGGIPHNCGETELREYFKKFGVVTEVVMIYDAEKQRPRGFGFITFEDEQSVDQAVNMHFHDIMGKKVEVKRAEPRDSKSQAPGQPGASQWGSRVVPNAANGWAGQPPPTWQQGYGPQGMWVPAGQAIGGYGPPPAGRGAPPPPPPFTSYIVSTPPGGFPPPQGFPQGYGAPPQFSFGYGPPPPPPDQFAPPGVPPPPATPGAAPLAFPPPPSQAAPDMSKPPTAQPDFPYGQYAGYGQDLSGFGQGFSDPSQQPPSYGGPSVPGSGGPPAGGSGFGRGQNHNVQGFHPYRR from the exons atgAACAACTCGGGCGCCGACGAGATCGG GAAGCTCTTCGTGGGCGGTCTTGACTGGAGCACGACCCAAG AGACTCTGCGCAGCTACTTTTCCCAATATGGAGAAGTCGTAGATTGTGTTATCATGAAAGATAAAACCACCAACCAGTCTCGAGGCTTTGGGTTTGTCAAATTTAAAGACCCAAACTGTGTGGGGACGGTGCTGGCCAGCAGACCGCACACGCTAGACGGCCGAAAC ATCGACCCCAAGCCATGCACACCCCGGGGGATGCAGCCAGAGAGAACACGGCCGAAGGAAGGATGGGtaaggggctgggctgggcggcCTCCTCCCCGGGGGATGCAGCCAGAGAGAACACGGCCAAAGGAAGGATGG AAAGGACCCAGGAGCGATAACAGTAAATCAAATAAGATATTTGTCGGTGGAATTCCTCACAATTGTGGTGAGACAGAGCTCAGGGAATACTTCAAGAAGTTCGGAGTG GTCACGGAGGTAGTCATGATCTATGATGCCGAGAAGCAGAGGCCCCGAG GTTTTGGATTTATTACTTTCGAGGACGAACAATCAGTGGACCAGGCTGTCAACATGCATTTTCACGACATCATGGGCAAAAAA GTGGAAGTTAAACGAGCTGAGCCTCGGGACAGCAAGAGCCAAGCGCCGGGACAGCCAGGTGCCAGCCAGTGGGGGAGCCGGGTTGTGCCCAACGCTGCCAATGGCTGGGCAGGCCAGCCCCCGCCCACGTGGCAGCAAGGATATGGCCCGCAAG GAATGTGGGTGCCGGCAGGACAGGCGATTG GTGGCTATGGACCGCCCCCTGCAGGAAGAGGagcccccccaccacccccaccgtTCACCTCCTACATCGTGTCCACCCCTCCTGGAGGCTTTCCCCCTCCCCAGGGCTTCCCTCAGGGCTATGGTGCCCCACCACAGTTCA GTTTTGGCTATGGGCCTCCACCTCCACCGCCAGATCAGTTTGCCCCTCCGGGGGTTCCTCCTCCACCGGCCACTCCCGGGGCAGCACCTCTGGCTTTCCCACCGCCTCCGTCTCAGGCCGCCCCGGACATGAGCAAGCCCCCAACAGCTCAGCCAGACTTCCCCTATGGTCAGTATG CAGGTTACGGGCAGGACTTGAGTGGCTTTGGACAGGGCTTCTCGGACCCCAGCCAGCAGCCTCCTTCCTACGGGGGTCCCTCCGTGCCAGGGTCGGGGGGCCCCCCCGCCGGTGGCAGCGGCTTTGGACGAGGGCAGAACCACAACGTGCAAGGGTTCCACCCCTACCGACGCTAG
- the DAZAP1 gene encoding DAZ-associated protein 1 isoform X1 encodes MNNSGADEIGKLFVGGLDWSTTQETLRSYFSQYGEVVDCVIMKDKTTNQSRGFGFVKFKDPNCVGTVLASRPHTLDGRNIDPKPCTPRGMQPERTRPKEGWQKGPRSDNSKSNKIFVGGIPHNCGETELREYFKKFGVVTEVVMIYDAEKQRPRGFGFITFEDEQSVDQAVNMHFHDIMGKKVEVKRAEPRDSKSQAPGQPGASQWGSRVVPNAANGWAGQPPPTWQQGYGPQGMWVPAGQAIGGYGPPPAGRGAPPPPPPFTSYIVSTPPGGFPPPQGFPQGYGAPPQFSFGYGPPPPPPDQFAPPGVPPPPATPGAAPLAFPPPPSQAAPDMSKPPTAQPDFPYGQYGKWSPAMPRPRWPQDPGHGLTTSASSPAGCPPAFTWWERGEGGEGGAGVVGETSWQLEPGRRECGSLVAAEHSSHSRCCRACMCGNLSGDWVEGSESQAAVITVSRLRPLVWVPGALAPWWVPVSGVISFPLGPDPAWGRSWVL; translated from the exons atgAACAACTCGGGCGCCGACGAGATCGG GAAGCTCTTCGTGGGCGGTCTTGACTGGAGCACGACCCAAG AGACTCTGCGCAGCTACTTTTCCCAATATGGAGAAGTCGTAGATTGTGTTATCATGAAAGATAAAACCACCAACCAGTCTCGAGGCTTTGGGTTTGTCAAATTTAAAGACCCAAACTGTGTGGGGACGGTGCTGGCCAGCAGACCGCACACGCTAGACGGCCGAAAC ATCGACCCCAAGCCATGCACACCCCGGGGGATGCAGCCAGAGAGAACACGGCCGAAGGAAGGATGG CAGAAAGGACCCAGGAGCGATAACAGTAAATCAAATAAGATATTTGTCGGTGGAATTCCTCACAATTGTGGTGAGACAGAGCTCAGGGAATACTTCAAGAAGTTCGGAGTG GTCACGGAGGTAGTCATGATCTATGATGCCGAGAAGCAGAGGCCCCGAG GTTTTGGATTTATTACTTTCGAGGACGAACAATCAGTGGACCAGGCTGTCAACATGCATTTTCACGACATCATGGGCAAAAAA GTGGAAGTTAAACGAGCTGAGCCTCGGGACAGCAAGAGCCAAGCGCCGGGACAGCCAGGTGCCAGCCAGTGGGGGAGCCGGGTTGTGCCCAACGCTGCCAATGGCTGGGCAGGCCAGCCCCCGCCCACGTGGCAGCAAGGATATGGCCCGCAAG GAATGTGGGTGCCGGCAGGACAGGCGATTG GTGGCTATGGACCGCCCCCTGCAGGAAGAGGagcccccccaccacccccaccgtTCACCTCCTACATCGTGTCCACCCCTCCTGGAGGCTTTCCCCCTCCCCAGGGCTTCCCTCAGGGCTATGGTGCCCCACCACAGTTCA GTTTTGGCTATGGGCCTCCACCTCCACCGCCAGATCAGTTTGCCCCTCCGGGGGTTCCTCCTCCACCGGCCACTCCCGGGGCAGCACCTCTGGCTTTCCCACCGCCTCCGTCTCAGGCCGCCCCGGACATGAGCAAGCCCCCAACAGCTCAGCCAGACTTCCCCTATGGTCAGTATGGTAAGTGGTCTCCTGCCATGCCGCGTCCCCGCTGGCCCCAGGACCCTGGGCACGGCCTGACTACTTCTGCTTCCTCCCCTGCTGGATGCCCCCCAGCGTTTACCTGgtgggaaaggggagagggaggagaggggggtGCGGGGGTTGTTGGAGAGACCTCGTGGCAACTCGAGCCCGGCAGAAGGGAGTGTGGGAGTCTTGTCGCAGCAGAGCATTCGTCGCACAGCAGGTGTTGCAGGGCCTGCATGTGTGGGAACCTGAGTGGCGACTGGGTCGAGGGAAGTGAGTCCCAGGCGGCTGTGATCACTGTCTCAAGGTTGAGGCCCTTGGTGTGGGTCCCGGGTGCACTGGCCCCTTGGTGGGTTCCAGTTTCTGGCGTCATCAGCTTCCCGCTGGGTCCAGACCCCGCTTGGGGCAGAAGCTGGGTCCTGTAG
- the DAZAP1 gene encoding DAZ-associated protein 1 isoform X12 — MNNSGADEIGKLFVGGLDWSTTQETLRSYFSQYGEVVDCVIMKDKTTNQSRGFGFVKFKDPNCVGTVLASRPHTLDGRNIDPKPCTPRGMQPERTRPKEGWKGPRSDNSKSNKIFVGGIPHNCGETELREYFKKFGVVTEVVMIYDAEKQRPRGFGFITFEDEQSVDQAVNMHFHDIMGKKVEVKRAEPRDSKSQAPGQPGASQWGSRVVPNAANGWAGQPPPTWQQGYGPQGMWVPAGQAIGGYGPPPAGRGAPPPPPPFTSYIVSTPPGGFPPPQGFPQGYGAPPQFSFGYGPPPPPPDQFAPPGVPPPPATPGAAPLAFPPPPSQAAPDMSKPPTAQPDFPYGQYAGYGQDLSGFGQGFSDPSQQPPSYGGPSVPGSGGPPAGGSGFGRGQNHNVQGFHPYRR; from the exons atgAACAACTCGGGCGCCGACGAGATCGG GAAGCTCTTCGTGGGCGGTCTTGACTGGAGCACGACCCAAG AGACTCTGCGCAGCTACTTTTCCCAATATGGAGAAGTCGTAGATTGTGTTATCATGAAAGATAAAACCACCAACCAGTCTCGAGGCTTTGGGTTTGTCAAATTTAAAGACCCAAACTGTGTGGGGACGGTGCTGGCCAGCAGACCGCACACGCTAGACGGCCGAAAC ATCGACCCCAAGCCATGCACACCCCGGGGGATGCAGCCAGAGAGAACACGGCCGAAGGAAGGATGG AAAGGACCCAGGAGCGATAACAGTAAATCAAATAAGATATTTGTCGGTGGAATTCCTCACAATTGTGGTGAGACAGAGCTCAGGGAATACTTCAAGAAGTTCGGAGTG GTCACGGAGGTAGTCATGATCTATGATGCCGAGAAGCAGAGGCCCCGAG GTTTTGGATTTATTACTTTCGAGGACGAACAATCAGTGGACCAGGCTGTCAACATGCATTTTCACGACATCATGGGCAAAAAA GTGGAAGTTAAACGAGCTGAGCCTCGGGACAGCAAGAGCCAAGCGCCGGGACAGCCAGGTGCCAGCCAGTGGGGGAGCCGGGTTGTGCCCAACGCTGCCAATGGCTGGGCAGGCCAGCCCCCGCCCACGTGGCAGCAAGGATATGGCCCGCAAG GAATGTGGGTGCCGGCAGGACAGGCGATTG GTGGCTATGGACCGCCCCCTGCAGGAAGAGGagcccccccaccacccccaccgtTCACCTCCTACATCGTGTCCACCCCTCCTGGAGGCTTTCCCCCTCCCCAGGGCTTCCCTCAGGGCTATGGTGCCCCACCACAGTTCA GTTTTGGCTATGGGCCTCCACCTCCACCGCCAGATCAGTTTGCCCCTCCGGGGGTTCCTCCTCCACCGGCCACTCCCGGGGCAGCACCTCTGGCTTTCCCACCGCCTCCGTCTCAGGCCGCCCCGGACATGAGCAAGCCCCCAACAGCTCAGCCAGACTTCCCCTATGGTCAGTATG CAGGTTACGGGCAGGACTTGAGTGGCTTTGGACAGGGCTTCTCGGACCCCAGCCAGCAGCCTCCTTCCTACGGGGGTCCCTCCGTGCCAGGGTCGGGGGGCCCCCCCGCCGGTGGCAGCGGCTTTGGACGAGGGCAGAACCACAACGTGCAAGGGTTCCACCCCTACCGACGCTAG
- the DAZAP1 gene encoding DAZ-associated protein 1 isoform X17: MNNSGADEIGKLFVGGLDWSTTQETLRSYFSQYGEVVDCVIMKDKTTNQSRGFGFVKFKDPNCVGTVLASRPHTLDGRNIDPKPCTPRGMQPERTRPKEGWQKGPRSDNSKSNKIFVGGIPHNCGETELREYFKKFGVVTEVVMIYDAEKQRPRGFGFITFEDEQSVDQAVNMHFHDIMGKKVEVKRAEPRDSKSQAPGQPGASQWGSRVVPNAANGWAGQPPPTWQQGYGPQGMWVPAGQAIGGYGPPPAGRGAPPPPPPFTSYIVSTPPGGFPPPQGFPQGYGAPPQFSFGYGPPPPPPDQFAPPGVPPPPATPGAAPLAFPPPPSQAAPDMSKPPTAQPDFPYGQYGLGSYSPAPPGCGPHFVYSLMVRLSSDVA; encoded by the exons atgAACAACTCGGGCGCCGACGAGATCGG GAAGCTCTTCGTGGGCGGTCTTGACTGGAGCACGACCCAAG AGACTCTGCGCAGCTACTTTTCCCAATATGGAGAAGTCGTAGATTGTGTTATCATGAAAGATAAAACCACCAACCAGTCTCGAGGCTTTGGGTTTGTCAAATTTAAAGACCCAAACTGTGTGGGGACGGTGCTGGCCAGCAGACCGCACACGCTAGACGGCCGAAAC ATCGACCCCAAGCCATGCACACCCCGGGGGATGCAGCCAGAGAGAACACGGCCGAAGGAAGGATGG CAGAAAGGACCCAGGAGCGATAACAGTAAATCAAATAAGATATTTGTCGGTGGAATTCCTCACAATTGTGGTGAGACAGAGCTCAGGGAATACTTCAAGAAGTTCGGAGTG GTCACGGAGGTAGTCATGATCTATGATGCCGAGAAGCAGAGGCCCCGAG GTTTTGGATTTATTACTTTCGAGGACGAACAATCAGTGGACCAGGCTGTCAACATGCATTTTCACGACATCATGGGCAAAAAA GTGGAAGTTAAACGAGCTGAGCCTCGGGACAGCAAGAGCCAAGCGCCGGGACAGCCAGGTGCCAGCCAGTGGGGGAGCCGGGTTGTGCCCAACGCTGCCAATGGCTGGGCAGGCCAGCCCCCGCCCACGTGGCAGCAAGGATATGGCCCGCAAG GAATGTGGGTGCCGGCAGGACAGGCGATTG GTGGCTATGGACCGCCCCCTGCAGGAAGAGGagcccccccaccacccccaccgtTCACCTCCTACATCGTGTCCACCCCTCCTGGAGGCTTTCCCCCTCCCCAGGGCTTCCCTCAGGGCTATGGTGCCCCACCACAGTTCA GTTTTGGCTATGGGCCTCCACCTCCACCGCCAGATCAGTTTGCCCCTCCGGGGGTTCCTCCTCCACCGGCCACTCCCGGGGCAGCACCTCTGGCTTTCCCACCGCCTCCGTCTCAGGCCGCCCCGGACATGAGCAAGCCCCCAACAGCTCAGCCAGACTTCCCCTATGGTCAGTATG GCCTGGGTTCCTATTCTCCGGCCCCGCCGGGCTGCGGCCCACACTTTGTTTACAGTCTTATGGTCAGGCTGAGCAGTGATGTGGCCTAG